The DNA window AGATCCACAATCTGCGATCCGTGCGATCTCATTCCCTACCATGGTTGTTCTTGCCTGTCTCGCTTCACGAGCGCAGGTAGTAGATCGAAGATGTGCGAATAGGCCTTTTTCTTCGTACTTCTTACGATAGCCGGTCAGCTGTACCATGTATATATCAGATAAAATAAACCGTCGCGTGATCAACACGTTCTTTCGTTCCGcaaaaaatacgtttttgacattaaaaatgtcttactgcactatctagggctaggtgtcattctaaaatctaaactatctcccatgtaacgaaactatgtaaggtttgcacgcttataactccgatattactagatggattttaatcattcatacaccaaccgattcagaaacacctaacttaaatattggtaataattcaatatctccccaataaaagtagacttttggaaattggtaaaattaaaaagttcacgaaaaacgggaaaattaccattcgggaggcagatttctcagacacagccgtcaagagagggcagcttagttgctcaatgaaacacgaaaagtcataaatagaagcaacgcatgtccgtttaaatcagttgttgctcttatcgcATACGAGCAACAtagtctccgggcgatgcaataagctagctctatcgattttctgtaacgttggcatttgcacacactcgcatctAAGTGACTAAAcaatatacggttagtttataaatagaggtgacgcgtacccgtttgaatcagtttttgttcttatgtcgaacgggtaagatcatggctgcagcgtctgggcactacactaagcggtagacgctatgcattttcggcagcggtggccgtgtgcggatttttcgggtacaagcacggtgtcacagaatgatttgcaaagtgggtgggcggggtggtttggatttaattcaatacggtgtgtgctgcttagagtgttgcgtttgaaaaaaatatatttatttttatgcatgcgtgtgcgttgtaacttgttaatccatgtttacggcgctttgtagctgcgtagggtaaagagcttatcggttttcatgtttcatatttcggttatatgtttttttatcagtaaggcatctgacaacgtgcttccgtagttattgcactgttcagcagcgtagtattttatataggagagtacactctggtttctttacgcggattttgaactttacgcggttttcattaacgcgtttttttaaatttacgcggttttcatttacacggcctgtatcccctgcgtgaaaaatctgagtgtaattgcatcggaaacaatcacattcccagcagaactaatttcaaacacttttgtttcgtactgcacacaacggaaaattttaaaacagaacttaccgtcccagcagcagttgaagcgggtgttctttttcgactcaaattcaagccatgtcttaagcgttactggacttaaaattgttttcccagtttatccagtcagaatatctgtcctaccctatgtatttaaaacacagttctaattgcgttttaaagtatacaacaaatagaacggttgggtatactaatttaaattttaaaataaatctgttttaaattatgaaacaaaccgctgtactgaagatataattatgtcagtcctattaccacataaaacacctatataacataaaacgctgcagaattggtttaataatacaatgtttacacaacagacttataacacgttttaataattagcaacaagaaaaatgtcaccaagatagcataaaaacccgttttaactggtagtgcgaacgttgcataacaatgtaatttatcaaataatttcattttttccaccactaatcgatcaagaaatacttaaacttaagattgtttacttaagttcattagtacattattgaaaatttaaatggaaaatgaaatttcatatttcatggagaatctgtatatttccgttggcgggcgtgggcttcctcatcacagctctcaatatgaaacttttcttttgaatatattttctggacctatttttactagatggatcagccaaataatgccaatcacctagtgagatacttgattaattaataaattaccgttaaaagaccttcaataaattatgttttgatggggagggtatatagcaaattgtaacatatgaaaacaggcgagtgaacaagaacgtgagtcgatatgtgtgatagataaaattcatttacacgctcttgaaaaaagctacatttttaatgtcaccgtggtcgtgtcctgtacacaaccgtTTAATTTTTTAGTTCGCGCAATAAAGTGTATTTTttcgtttataaaattgaaagtGTTCAGAAGTGTCCGAAGAATCCAGACTTGCGCGCGCGAAcaaccctaataaaaaaatatatacgaACTTCAACCCATCCCAGTGAATGAAGAGGCGGCTACGCGggttaaactagatgctggTGATCGATAGGCTAATCGCTAATGAAACTTTGTCctaggctacccgccgtaacttgccgttttTTGTAAAAGTGGTGCAACGATTTCACATATtatttggatgataccctgaacaggtcgttaggctattaaatcatacaatgtttattggggcagctttttacgtgccatcaTGGCGGTTTAAATTGtttagttcgtaatacgtttaatagcccttttttgacaataatcgtttacgccagcttgacaACAACGCCCAGTTGAAGAAGTCAggcgttcattgaataaacattCAACGCATTGGACTAAAGTAAGATGACATCCGCTTACTGGGTGGATGACGtgaacgattattgtcaaaaaacgCAATTAAACGTATTAGCATCTAAACAagttagaccgccattatggtaCATATGTGTGGATAAGGATAGGCTAATGTTCGTTTGCAACTCTCCAGATTTTTCAATCATCGCATCTTTTTTTCAGACTGAAGATAATTTGCAGATATTTGAATTCTTTACAGATTCTTCAATAGATTCCACGATATTGATGTCGAATACCGGGAATTAATATATATCCATTGGGATACATACTAAAACAGATTTGGAAGACAAAATACACCTTTGGAGTGAGTTGGTATCTACTTGTCGTCTGGATGGTAGCTACGCGTTCCCGAACCTCCGGATGTTGGTTCCATCGTGGCTTTTACTCCCACACTCATTAGCTACAGTATAGTAGATATATACTCCACATACAATCTGAATAAGATAAAATCACGTAATAGACTTCTTTCAACCACTATGTACTTTTTAATAAGAATGCGCGAaaaattttatgaattaaaACGGAATAGTTGACGTTAGATTCACCGATGAAACGAATGGATACAGAATAGAGTGGcatcctaggggcagatcacttgtgatgcatttttaaaaatcaacgaaattaaatgcatttatttccatcaaaatagaaattcataatgcattttgcgttgcgtgcaatgtcttttgagttgcgtgtaagacgtcaaaaccctacgaaAAAACTAGCCCTAAACATtccacaaaacgtcgaacaaagtggatcagcgtaggacgttttttgaacaaacttttctgcgagggagtgcaaagttgatgcaaaaatagaaattaaatgcattttttctaatttgatgcaaattttttatacattcctagagtgatctgcccctaggtggcATCCCTGTATCCTGAATACAAACAATCCAATATTGGGTCTCCGCAATTCTCTTTTTAGATGTTCTCTAAttcaattcaaatattattCCAACAATATACATACGAGTAACCTGCGCAACTGCCAACCCCAGGAGATGCTTCGGTATGAACAAATCACAAAAAATTGGATCTATTTTCCAACAAACTTTCCCCATTTAgcaggaaatttaaaaatttgatgcCACATTAAATCCTTAACCCTCTAGACGGCTCTCACTTACAGATGATTTTCTCCCTCATTTAAAACTTGCCTAATATTGATGTTGATTCGGCTATTACTAAtgtaatcaacgaagtgatGACGCTGTGACGAACCCGTCGACCGGCAATCGTTCCAAACGGCGGTCGTCGAAATGGGGCTACTACTGCACACGATAGTTTGAACTTCCGGTCCCCCTAATGATGATTGTCCTTCTTGCTGTTCTTGCTCCTCTGCCCAAAGCTGTTGCACCAGCTCGGCACTATCGGGAAAAACTCTCGGCACCGCATGATAGCACAGGCGGCTAGCTCTGGTCATAACGATAACGTCACCACTCCGCAAAAGCAATGCATCCGGGCGTTCGTCCTTGCTGGGGCCGCCAATCAGGAAGACTGCCGGTTGGCCGAAACTAGATGGGtgaaaagaaaataatttttcgagtttTGTCTCTAACCAGCAGTACGATATGTTAGAGATTCTACGGTTAGCAAATATTAAATCTCTTATTCAACGTCGTTGGTATTAAGCCGTGCTGATGAattagtttgaaaaaaaaaacaatatttttacaaatGAACTTAAAAAAAGGTAGTAATGACAAACTACAAGATCTCTGTAATTCAAATGTAAGATTTACAAACCTGAACGAAAACAGCGGAGCCTCTAGGTTCCTTTCGGAATGGTCGGTATGCCCCGCCAGAGTACTCCCAACCGGGTAGTAATTCACTATAGCCGCCTGCGGATGAAACTGCTGAAAACCAAGTACCGCGGCAAAATGGTGGCACATGCTGGCCAAATCAGCCGGAAACTCTGCCCTTGCTGCATCGTCGTAGACTTTATTCGTCCAATCATAGTGATATCCCAAAGTTGTCCACCGAAGACTTTTCAGGAATTTATTCCGCTCAGTTGGTTCTTCAATGGATTGCGCGACATTCCACCAATCGAACTGCGTCTCGTGGCCATCAGAATATTTCTCGAAAACACTGTTTGGGATGTTGGTGCGGTTGGGAGTCTGTGGATAGTCACACAAACTCCGTCGTATCCAATACCGCTGAGCACGTTTCGTAAACGGATTGCTGATAAATAGAAGGCCAGGTCGGCCAACTAACTCGAATACACGCCAGGAGCTACTGTTGATGATCCCGGGAAAGCTTACATTCtgagctatagaactggaaATGTCCTGCAACGATATTTGAAACAATTAGTTGCGGAATTTGCGTTCCatcttcgtctcatcagaatccgacattaacttagAGTCAGAACTAAGCTAGTGTCATGTTGAACGTCtagcttagtttagcttagATGGACTATCCCTACTTGCACTTTGTGATTGACCGAATGAGTGAAAATGCACAATGAACCAAAAAATGATGGGAGAAGCAAATCATTCTCACTGTGCATGTTTCACTGATTCAACATTTTCATAAAGTTGTTCATTACGACGCCGGTTACATCCAATGCTGTGCTACCagagaaggaaaggaatgttagttcgacacTCACTGTTGATAGAAACCCAAAGTACCTGTGCATCTTCACGAGCATCACAGGAAAATAATTGTTAGTAGGAGAGGGAAAAATCAGATGTCTAGACTACACGATCTAAGCAATGTGTACGAAAGCCGtttgcgatcaatttccgaaAATTTCTATCGAGCAACTTGAATTACGGACATCCGGCCATCGGGAGTGTTGCTTCTTACTTATACTTCCACGATCATTTTAGTTTGTATTTATGTTTAGTTTTCGTTTACCTTGAGCTTTAGTGAGCCCCTGGTTGCTAACAAAagggaaaaaaaacaaaataaacgcAATAAATTCAGTCGAAGGTCGTGAACAAACCGAAGCCACTACATGATTTTATTCATGGAGAAAATAtggaataattttgagcggcctaaaaaaatacaaaacaaaaatacaccaaCAGGTACAAGTTCAAGGGGGCATAGAGGCCAGGACGCCACGTGTATGAAAAACAAGTTTAAATATAAGTATGaaactaatgctgatttcgtttttagaacggagtcgctctaggttcgctctgagctgtcacttttgtatggattttgtaaatattagagcgaacctagggcgactctgatctaaaaccgaaatcggCATAATGCACTCAAAAGTGAcaaatcaatattaattcgtcaaaagggcgaaagtgttttttgtaaacaaacttgtttcgctcattagtatgctgcagagtggaatttcatgaaaaatatgcgttaatgtaaattttcgcccttcgtagaagtaatttcaattgttttctgctttgaaattatagtaaattaagaaaagccatcaaaataagtttttttacaaatcttattagcccttttgcaaatttaatatggaaatgttcccaccttcctttttaattaattttggtaTCATGCACAAAAAACTAGGTGAAATAATTTACGCGTACATGATTTGCTGATTTCGTGAAAAATTAACAATCCCTTTTTGTTTACCTTTAACCGCGAATCTAGTCCGTTTCCGTCGTGTTTACAAAGATCTATCACGTTTTCAAAACTTGGGGGTGGATTTCTTGCTTTGTAAAATTTAAATGCCTGATCAAACATTGCACTGCATCTCCTCAAAGAGAATATTTCTCACTTTTGACAAACAATATTATCAACAAAATGTATTTTTAGCGAATAGAGATAGTTTATTCGCTGTTATGCCTGCGTGACATTTTACTCTAGTACCACTTGGTGGATTCACAGTAGTAGAATATTTTCCATCGTGTATACAGTGTTGCCAATTTTCATTCTGTGTCTGGACTTACAAAACAGTTTATATCTGGATGCCGTGCATACCAATTCGATAGCACATGAATTAAATAGACGAAAGCCAGGCGTTGCATTTATGACTCATATGAGTAATTGAGCTTGGATAATTTGCCACTTCGACAATAATACTCACATTTTCACAGGAAATTTTTTTGGCATACacggataaatacaacgcatCTCTCCGGACATAAAAATCTGCCGGAGAATGtgcgaatgagtttatcgcgATATCCTTTTGCGCTCTCTGCCTTGCAACCGCTAttccaaaatgcaaaaaaacaagtctatcgtaTCTCTGTCGCTTTTCTTGAAAATTAACTGTATATTTggtcctaggggcagatcacttgcgatgcattttttttaaatcagcgaaattgcatgcatttctttccatcaaaatatagAGTGaactatattaaaaaaatagatgtGAACACTTTTATTGATTTACAAGAAAATAAGTCCAATCAGCCACCACCGCTTATACCCCTTAAGAAGTAACAGATCACGAAAACAACGTAACAGTGCAGCACAGGGCATAAACGTCAAGAACATGATGGAAAACATTCTGATGTGAAGTGCCCTTTTGTTTTGATCAGAGGTAATGTGTTTTCGGATCAttatccaaaaaaaaataatgcaaatTCCGGCTCAATACTTTCCAGGGCGCGTCAAATCATATGTCCGTACCACGATGGACGTGGACACTGTCGAAATAGAGGACTTCGATTACGGTGAACTGAAAAACGACACTGCCTTTATCAACAAAAACGAAAACCTGTCAGAATGCATCGAACGGATCCGGCAAAATCTGGCCATTGCCAGAGAGGACTACAAAAATTATGAAAGCTTTACGCTGGAGGAGAAGGTGAAGTACGATCTGCATTTGTCCTATAGCATCAATTCGCTCTACTGGATGTATCACAAAATTATAGGATTGGATCCCAACAAGGTAGGAAGATTTGTAGTTTTATTCGGCATCAGGATGGATTAATTTTCTGAACGAGTGTGCttccaaattaataaaatttctaTTTGATGTCATTATTTAAAATGTTAATAGGGTTCGTTCAGAAAAATGATCCGTAATGCCGAAGAAGGCCGATAAACGTTTTCGAATTGGCATGAATTCAACTGTAAATTGAATAgcaaatgttttatttttaacTGCCGTATATTTATTGCACAATATAATTCTGCACacctaatttaatttatttatgtcTAACAAATAATCTGCGACAGCACGGAATCAAAGACGAGCTCGCTCGCATCAAAGCTGCCATGATCCGGGAGAAGGAAGTCTACGACCACAAGTACAGCCGACCGTTGCTGGACCAGGGTGCAGCCAAGCGCTTCATCCGAGCGGGTCTGTACGACCACAAACATCGGGATA is part of the Topomyia yanbarensis strain Yona2022 chromosome 1, ASM3024719v1, whole genome shotgun sequence genome and encodes:
- the LOC131681664 gene encoding nucleic acid dioxygenase ALKBH1 encodes the protein MFDQAFKFYKARNPPPSFENVIDLCKHDGNGLDSRLKDISSSIAQNVSFPGIINSSSWRVFELVGRPGLLFISNPFTKRAQRYWIRRSLCDYPQTPNRTNIPNSVFEKYSDGHETQFDWWNVAQSIEEPTERNKFLKSLRWTTLGYHYDWTNKVYDDAARAEFPADLASMCHHFAAVLGFQQFHPQAAIVNYYPVGSTLAGHTDHSERNLEAPLFSFSFGQPAVFLIGGPSKDERPDALLLRSGDVIVMTRASRLCYHAVPRVFPDSAELVQQLWAEEQEQQEGQSSLGGPEVQTIVCSSSPISTTAVWNDCRSTGSSQRHHFVDYISNSRININIRQVLNEGENHL
- the LOC131676413 gene encoding nuclear nucleic acid-binding protein C1D-like, whose product is MDVDTVEIEDFDYGELKNDTAFINKNENLSECIERIRQNLAIAREDYKNYESFTLEEKVKYDLHLSYSINSLYWMYHKIIGLDPNKHGIKDELARIKAAMIREKEVYDHKYSRPLLDQGAAKRFIRAGLYDHKHRDKPEAIDPPPNKKIRFDD